A section of the Oryza sativa Japonica Group chromosome 1, ASM3414082v1 genome encodes:
- the LOC4327296 gene encoding probable sarcosine oxidase, with the protein MFTVAGYSLHPAHRVVFDRAMAAAAAAASDDAAAAGGRFDFDVIVVGAGIMGSCAAHAAASRGARALLLERFDLLHHLGSSHGASRTIRDAYAKAHYPPMVRLARRLWADAEAESGYRVLTPAPQLTVGPPGDASLLAAVGNSGARRVDEDDLAGRWGGAFRGVPDGWVAAVSELGGGVLNATKAVAMFQALAVKGGAVVRDNAEVVGVVKKDGEAGVFVRTSGGEEFHGAKCVVTVGAWTSKLVKSVAGVDLPIQPLHALVLYWKVKPGRERELAAEAGFPTFSSHGDPHVYGTPSLELPGLIKINYDGGPPCDPDGRDWAGGGGDAASRVARWIEEFMPDHVEAAGGPVVRQPCMYSMTPDKDFVIDFLGGEFGDDVVVGAGFSGHGFKMGPAVGRILAEMAMDGEARTAAEAGVELRHFRISRFEGNAMGN; encoded by the coding sequence ATGTTCACTGTGGCTGGCTACTCACTCCATCCTGCACATCGAGTAGTGTTCGACCGCGCCAtggccgcagccgcagccgcagcgtccgatgatgccgccgccgccggcggccggttCGACTTCGACGTCATCGTGGTGGGCGCGGGCATCATGGGCAGCTgcgcggcgcacgcggcggcgtcccgcggcgcgcgcgccctGCTCCTGGAGCGCTTCGACCTGCTCCACCACCTCGGCTCCTCGCACGGCGCGTCGCGCACCATCCGCGACGCCTACGCCAAGGCGCACTACCCGCCCATGGtgcgcctcgcccgccgcctctGGGCCGACGCCGAGGCCGAGTCCGGCTACCGCGTGCTCACCCCGGCGCCGCAGCTCACCGTGGGCCCGCCCGGCGATgcctcgctgctcgccgccgtcgggaaCTCCGGCGCGCGCCGGGTGGACGAGGACGACCTCGCCGGGAGGTGGGGCGGCGCGTTCCGCGGCGTCCCGGACGGGTGGGTGGCTGCCGTcagcgagctcggcggcggcgtgctgaACGCGACCAAGGCGGTGGCCATGTTCCAGGCGCTCGCCGTCAAGGGGGGCGCCGTCGTCAGGGACAACGcggaggtcgtcggcgtcgtcaaGAAGGACGGTGAGGCCGGAGTCTTCGtgaggacgagcggcggcgaggagttCCACGGCGCCAAGTGCGTCGTGACGGTGGGCGCCTGGACGAGCAAGCTGGTCAAGTCCGTCGCCGGCGTGGACCTCCCCATCCAGCCGCTGCACGCGCTCGTCCTGTACTGGAAGGTCAAGCCCGGCCGCGAGCGCGAGctcgcggcggaggccggcTTCCCGACGTTCTCCAGCCACGGCGACCCGCACGTGTACGGCACGCCGTCGCTGGAGCTCCCGGGCCTGATCAAGATCAACTACGACGGCGGCCCGCCGTGCGACCCGGACGGCCGGGactgggccggcggcggcggcgacgcggcctcCCGCGTCGCCCGGTGGATCGAGGAGTTCATGCCGGACCACGTCGAGGCCGCCGGCGGGCCGGTCGTCCGGCAGCCGTGCATGTACTCCATGACGCCGGACAAGGACTTCGTGATCGACTTCCTCGGCGGCGAGTTCGGCGACGACGTGGTGGTCGGGGCCGGGTTCTCCGGCCACGGGTTCAAGATGgggccggcggtggggaggatCTTGGCCGAGATGGCCATGGACGgggaggcgaggacggcggcggaggccggggtggagctccGGCACTTCAGGATCAGCCGGTTTGAGGGCAACGCCATGGGAAACTAG
- the LOC4327262 gene encoding uncharacterized protein, with protein sequence MTPRAPSMRHHPPHLYLAEVVASWHPFHKKPCLSDRSTAPPSAHFADAPETQTQTPTPPLSASGGGGGGSFRWLGPRKRRRRGAGSRSVSGRSSDRRRSGTCSDFHVTCGAGGGGATDSSGEMWASDVGEVRMRDVPMATEFGPAAPVGGAGSGSGGTGAAAEVAAADSGYGSEPGYRGDVELGYGDEIDEEEEDGRQQLFFWGEEIGDCIADMNKMGIVGDNNFGEQKSHHRCRRKKHDVRMLDP encoded by the exons ATGACCCCTCGCGCGCCGTCGATGCGCCACCACCCGCCGCACCTCTACCTCGCCGAGGTCGTCGCCTCCTGGCACCCCTTCCACAAGAAGCCCTGCCTCTCCGACCGATCCACCGCTCCCCCCTCCGCCCACTTCGCCGACGCCCCGGAGACCCAGACCCAGACCCCGACACCTCCCCTctccgccagcggcggcggcggcggcgggtcgttCCGGTGGCTCGGGCCacgcaagcgccgccgccgcggcgcggggtCGCGGTCGGTGTCCGGCCGCAGCAGCGACCGCCGTAGATCCGGCACCTGCTCCGACTTCCACGTCACgtgcggcgccggtggcggcggcgccaccgactCCAGCGGCGAGATGTGGGCCTCGGACGTCGGGGAGGTGCGGATGAGGGACGTCCCCATGGCGACGGAGTTCGGCCCCGCCGCGCCCGTTGGTGGGGCTGGATCGGGGTCTGGTGGGACGGGCGCCGCAGCGGAGGTGGCTGCGGCGGATTCCGGCTATGGTAGCGAGCCGGGATACCGGGGAGATGTGGAGCTTGGGTACGGGGATGAgatcgacgaggaggaagaggacggaAGGCAGCAGCTGTTCTTCTGGGGCGAGGAAATCGGAG ATTGTATAGCAGATATGAATAAGATGGGGATTGTTGGTGACAATAATTTTGGGGAGCAGAAGAGCCATCACCGTTGTAGGCGCAAGAAGCATGATGTGAGGATGCTGGATCCTTGA